AGAGTAGAACTAGATATGATATTACCTAAATCTAGATATGAGcatattcagattcgtagttATAGGTAATATCACATCTAATTACAGGTAGTAATACCAATTATAGGTAGTACTCCattcgtcccagaatataagagattttaatattttgcttgcaatgtttgaccactcgtcttattcaatttttttaaaaattattatttattttatttgtgacttactttattatctacagtactttactttaagcacaacttttcgggttttatatttgaaaaaaaatttgaataagacgagtgatcaaacgttgcaaacaaaaactcaagatctcttatattgtgggacagagggagtaatattttacGATGGTGCCATATGTCATCCAACATCTGCTGGAAACACCATGGCACGCTTGTttgaggccctgtttagatgggactaaaacttttaagtccctatcacatcggatgtttgaaaattaattataaatattaaatgtagactattaataaaacccatccataattttggactaatttgcgagacgaatctaatgagcctaattaatccatgattagcctatgtgatgctacagtaaacattctctaattatagattaattaggcttaaaaaatttatctcgtgaattagcttttatttatgtaattagttttgtaagtagtctatatttaatactctaaattagtgtctaaagacagggacttaAGTTAAGTCCCTAGATGTAAACACCACCTGATTCACGGATTGAATTTGAATTGCACGGTGAATCCAACGAGACGGCGACGAGCACAGAATTCTCACTGCTGGTATCGCGTCAGGTCCTGGCCCGCACGTTGCCTGATCGCGACCAGGGGGAGGAAGAGGACCGGAGTGCagcagcgccgcggcggcgtggcgttcgTCAGTCTGTGGCTCTGTGCGTGATTCCCTTGCCGTCGCGCAACCTACGATAACGCCGGGCCCAAAGCCCATGAGCGCACAGCGTAGAGCTGGGCCGAAAGCCTGCGATGTTTCAGCGACGAGTTGGGCCGAAACTGGGTACCCGCCGTGGTTTATGGGCCCATGCACTTATGGGATGCTGACTTTGTGCAAATGTGTAATTGTGCCGCTAATACGTGAGCCATAGCAAAGTGAGACTCGtatgtcagtgactcaacttCAAACTGCACATCCACTTCTCCGCTCATGCAGACCTAGATTTGGATCAACTGCAGTCAGATTCGAATCTATTGCCGGCTGTTAGATTTGAATCTAATGGTCAAAATACGTTTAGGGTACTGTACCTAAGAACCTAACTGTAGCAAAAATTGTTGAGTAGTCTTACATTCACACTGAAGCTAACTATACAGTGTTCAATATCAAAATGGATGGTTGCAGTTGCGTACAGTAGCGTAGCTTGCAATCTCTATTGAAACTTTAGGTGATCCCAATCTTACACAACCACAGCGTGGTGCACCACACTTATGGGATTAAGATAGGCTGGTTGATGATTGCTTTTGTGAGCTTAAGATTctgtgaagattttttttttagaatatgaaaaaactactccctccgtattttaatgtatgacgccgttgactttttaacaaacgtttaacctttcgtcttattcaaaaaatttatgtaactataatttattttaggaaaaagtacgaattaccacCCCCGAACCATCGCGGTTGTctaaattacccccctgaaccacaaaaccagacattcttcaccctgaactttcaataccggacgaaataccccccctcgacccaatccacggtggttttgaTCTATGTGGCATACGCATGGCAGCTGAGTCaacattctatttattaaaaaaaatatgggacctacatgtcatactcttcctctttcttctctctctcacgggcGGGAGGCGGGGCACACGGAGCtgcggccggcggtgggggaTGAGGGTgacgcggaggcagcggcggtagTGCGGCCTCGCCGGAGTCGGACGTCATTGCGGCGGAAGCGGAGAGGTCACGCAATGTGGAGGCGAGGTGGGTCGCGTCACGGCGGTGGAGCGCGGCGTGGGCCTCGGCGAGGAGCTGCTTGAGCGACGGCCGGGGTAGCGGAGGGGGACCGAGGACGGCAACGGCCGGGGGCGGACCAGTTGGGGGCGACGGTGccgcgcgcgcacggggaggcaCACGGCGGCGTCGCTTTCTTCCCGCGCTCCAGGCCTAGCGGCGCCGCGCTCGCACGAGGGGGCACCAGCGGTGGCGACAACATACGAGGGAGAAGGCTGGGCCGGCGAGCTTGTTCGCGCGGGACCGGCGGCGGACGGGGGCGGGGGACGCGCGGATCTGGAAGGACGATGCGGGACCCCGACggcctccgcgcgccgccgtccgccgcccgcccccacgcgccgccgtTGTCCGCGGCGCCGGGCCGCCGAGCGCACTTGTGCCGCTCCTactcgtcgccgtccgccgcccgcccccgtgCGCCGCCTTCCACCGTGCGCCCccacgcgtcgccgtcgtccgcaGCTCCGCGCCTCCGTGCGCACTTGCGCCGCTCCCACTCGCCGTCGTtcgccgcccgccccagagcgccgccgtcgtccgacCGCCGCTCCGCACTTGCGCCTGCATGCACGAGTGAGAGAGAACGGAGAGAGAAATTAGGAAGAGATAGAGTGGAGGcatgacaggtggaccccaccattttttgaaaaaaaatgctgactggactgccacgcgtacgccacgtaggataaaaccgctctgaattgggtcgagggggtatttcgtccggtattgaaagtccAGGGTGAAGAATGTTCgtttttgtggttcagggggtaattcggacaaccacaatagttcggggggtaattcgtactttttcctttattttattatgacttgatttatcatcaaatgttctttaagcatgacataactatttttatatttatataaaaatcttgaataagacgagtagtcaaacgttggttaaaaagtcaacagcgttatacattaaaatacggagggagtagatttctGAACTTATAAATTTTGTAACTACTTATTCTTATAATCCGAGTGGAAATATGTATTATTCGTTAGCTTGAGATTCTAGAGGAAACAGTAACCGGTAAAGGCTTCTTCAAACATGCCTCGATTACAAATTTACAATACGAGGTCATCGTGGATTCATGGTGGACTTTGCCATCATCGGTCAACATTTCTCTTTCCCGCCGCTGACAACATTTATTTCCTTCTACCatttgcatgcttgcattcaaCACAAAATGTCAAACTTGTAGCCAAAACAGTTGAGGCCAAACCCAaacatttgaattcaaatagCAAACATTCTCCCAAGCACCTAGGCCCTAGCATCTCTAGCAGTCTCAGCTAGCActagaagaaatcaagaaatccCGTTCACCTTCAGCTAGCACtcgaagaagaaaaaaggtATTTTCAACCTGCTAGAAAAttaaggaaaaaggaaaatagttGTTCCTTTTTCTCTAGAAAAAAGATAGTTGtaaaagtttagaaaaaaacttGGGACATTTGTGCTCTACCGATAAATTTAAAATCCAAATTCACCCGCACATtgagaaacaaaataaaattttaaaaaatgacaTTGTATTCAGACTTgtatttatcttatttatttGTCGCTCTAAGACTTGAAGTTGGTAAAATGAcattttttcctccttttaTATAATTGTTTGGATTGTTGTTTCGAAGTGTCATTTGGAAGAAAAATGTGGCATTCCAGACAAACTATCAAACTGTTTCCATAGACGGATCTTTCCACATTTGTGCTCTACGGTCAAATGTCGACATAAAAAATTCCAGTCTTTGACTGCGATTCCAATTCTTCCGTGACTAGATTTTAGTATTGGATATAATCACACCTTAAGATTACTTAGCTACCACAAACTTCATGGGTACTCTTGGCTTCGTTCGGTAGCAGCAGATTGAGAGAAATTCACTCTTTTTAACGGGCAAAGTTCCCGAATTATTTAATGATgcctttttttgcaaaaatatttatataaaaactgttcaaaaaatcgcattaatcttttttaaaaaagtttgaaataattaatactcaattaatgtTGCACTAATCGCACACCTCATTATCATCATTTTACGTATTTTCCCAATCTTCCTCTTTTCTCACCTCTTAAACATATCTTAGATTCCAAATTACACTACTCCCTTGCACATTCCCATTGTTCATTAGATACAACCTAACTATACTTTTGTGTATGATTATTGCGTGAGACATACGGGGCGAGGAATAGATCTTGCTGCCATAAGTGTAAGCAAACTAAgggctgtgtttttttttttgggaaccCTGCCCTTTACACACAAAACATGACAATtgattaacacataattaattaagtattaactataaaaaacatgaaaaatatattaatatgattttttaaagcaattttcgtataatttttttttaaaaaaaatacaccgtttagctgtttgaaaagcgtacgcacGAAACATAAAAGTGATGAGTTGGAAAGTTGGGGAAAGAACTTATGGGTGCTTACCGAATTTGAGATGATGCTGACTCAACCTGCGGCATCCTCAGTCATGCTGACTCACACCGGTCTACAGTCCAGTCAACCTCGTATTCACGATGGCTGATCATATGTCATGGCTCGCCTTCACCGGTCAACATTATCTCCTTAATTTAACTTCGCAGATTTCATTCAACGCCAAATCTCACAAGCAATCTATCCAAATCTCTTTTATATATACTAGTTTTCATCATCCTTGCTGCAAAATTTGACAACGCAACGCAAAGCAGCTGCTCTTCCATTCCATGTCTGCGCGTCCCAACCCTCCGCCCGTGCGGCGGCCGCGCTGGCGCCGGGATCTCACCGTCCGGACGCCgcgcgccgacgtcgccatgtcgctcgccgcgccaccgccgccgccgtccctcgACACCACGGTGGAGCCCCCGCTCGCTGAGATGGAGCTCGTCTGCCTCGTCGAcagcggcgaggccggcgaggtgTGGCTGGTGCGTCACCGTGGCACGCGGCGGGAGTACGCGCTCAAGGTGCTCTACGAGcgctgggccgccgccgccggcggcgacgccgacgacgacgaccactcGTCCCTGGTGCGGTGCCACGGCGCCAcgcgccggagcggcggcggcggcgaggagcaccGGATCGTCCTGCTCGAGCACATGCGCGGCGGGtctctctccggccgccgcgtcgCGGACGagcgcgccctcgccggcgtcgcgcgcCAGGCGCTCTCCGGGATCgcgcacctccaccgccgcggcgtcgtccaCGGGGACATCAGGCCGTCCAACCTGTTCGTCGACTCGTCGGGGCGCGTCAAGATCGCCGGGTTCGGCGCCGACCGCGCCATCGACCGGACGGCCAACGGCGGGCCCTGCAGGGCGTCGCTCAGCCCCGCCGCGTACATGAGCCCCGACcacgcctgcggcggcggcggcggctacgccGGCGACATATGGAGCTTCGGCCTCACCATCCTCGAGCTCTACACGGGCAGCTTCCCCTTGGTCGAGCAGGGGCAATCGATCCCGCTGACGTGTTACTCCGACGGACCACCGGAggcgccggccaccgcctcgccggagttccgAAGCTTCGTCGGGTGTTGCCTGCAGATGAATCCGGCGAAGCGGCCGTCCGCCGTGCAGCTCATGGATCACCCGTTCGTCACGTCCTCCGTATTTTCTCAAGAATaatatagttattttttaaaaaaatgatattggTATGACATATTTCTACTACAAAATACtttcctccgtccaaaaaaaactaatatagaATTGGATTTAACATAATCCAGTACAACGAGTCTACACAGACTCGATTAGCTGTACTAGATTGTGACAAATACAATCtaaggttgattttttttttgggacggggagtacaacagaaaatttaaatttaaaatcgACTCAttttaaggggaaaaaaatcgATATTGTGAATGGTACTTACACATTTACCATcatatttgtctttttttttctcacgtcATAGGTTGAGTTTAGATTTGAATTTATCTTAGTGGTAAATCTGTAAAGGCAACATACTCTAttgaaatttttgttttgttaatCTTCATAATTATTGAGAAGTTAGAAACACACAAGGTGATGCCCCTTTGAGGAATGAAAGCATATTTCCTTCTTGAAATGATGATGATTGAAGCTATTAATGGCTCAATTCTTTACATTGTAGTTTTTGTTGAATTATAGTTGTACGACGATTTTCCATATGATCTTATAGGATAGTACCCAATGTATTTTtgtatattcaaattcaaatataaatattataatACATAACTTCGAGTCTGCAACTTTGATGTACTGTATTGGCTGCTTCGTCATATTAGTGATGTGGATTAGATCAAACTGACCAGAAATTCCAACGATCATCTGGAAACACCATGGTCCGCTTATTTGATTCATGGCTTTGATTGCATGGAGATCTCGTTGAATTCTACTTGTATGTGTAAAGCCTGATCAGAACAATTAGTTGATAAGTCCATTAAACCCTCCTAACTattgtgttttttctttctaaaatcACGTCTCAACTTCAAAATTGAATATTCAACCCTCCCAAACTatcaatactccctccgccccaaaTTATAGGGCGCCCACTTTTGAAGAAAAATCAAACTCGGTAGCTTTTGACAaataatcatactaactatatctatactaaatattatgcatgttatatcacaAGATTAGTACTTTCATGTgatactaattttatatttgttgggatcatagaatgaaataaatgcTGGTCAAAGTTGCTATTGAAGACCGTGTAAGAAAATATAGgtcttataatttgggacagagggagtaacattTAATTGACCCCGGTCTAAACAAGGAGGGTATTCATCGCGTAGCGCTTATATGGACTCCAGCCAGCaacataaattaaaaaatagtatgTCCTACATGCTAGAGATTGATTCCCTTATTCCTCTTACTCCTCTCTTATCTCCCTTTCTCAGTTTCTCCATGTGTCTAGGATGCCGATGTGCTTATCGTGAGCATGTTGGTCTCATGCACGGTAATCATGATCGTGGTGCTCCATGCCTTCGCGTCCATGAGTGCCTATCCTTCTCATGAGATCATCGCTGGCGAGCTCAAGCTCTCAATCACCACATCCCTAGGTACATTCCTTCTATGGACACCCCCTCCTTGATATTTTTCTCGCCTCCTTGAACTCCGTCATGCCAAGGTCCGCTATGCCACTGTCTCCATATATGAGCTCTACCAAGCTCCGTCTTTCCTAATATCTAAAATCCCTAGCAGCTAGGTAGAAATCGCATAACCATTGCAAGCAACAAGCTCCACCTACGAATGTTGTCTGCTTGAGTGCCTCCTCTATTAGCTAGGCCTATGTTGGCCTAAGCTCGAGCTTCGCCTCTGCTTGCGCGTCCCTGAGTGTCCCTGAGAAAGCCAAGCTACGTCTAGCTATGATTCGTCATCGCTATCGTCTCCTCAAGATCGACCATCTCCCTCTTCCATGAGCTCAGTGCAAGTGAACTTGAGCTTGAGTTCTGTCTTAGCCGCCACCTCCCCGAGGTGCCTCCACCTAGACTTGCCTTTGCTGATATCTTGACACTCCGCATTTTACTCGTGCTCCATGTCATTGAAATCTTCTGCCATCGTTGTCCCCTTAAGTCCCATCTACAAGAGCCTCCACCTAGATTTGTGACCTTTGGTGTCTTCACCAcgcgcctcttcctcctcgagctcaGCGTAGGAAAGTTGAGCTCTTCCACTACcacctcctcgagctcctctcctctccttcctaaGCGTTGCATTCTCCTAAAGCTTCGCAACCAACACCAATTTATACACCCACCACCTACGCTAGGGTGTTGCCCTGTTGTTGGAGAGGGCAAGAGGCAGCTTGGCAAGAGAGATGAAGGAGAAGGGAGGCTTCTCAAGCTGATTAGGATGTCACATCTTAGATCATGGACACATATATGCCACTTAGGTCTAAAACCacttaaaacttttttttagagaatggGTAGGAGCTCTGCCATTTCATTAATAGAAGGCGGGAGTAAAACAGGGGATCATCCTTACAAGAGGGCACATAGACCTAAGGGGGAAAAAGAGGACTGATACAAAATTTTTAGGTAGCTAAGAGCATGCCCAACAATCACCCAATATTTGATTCCCAAAAAATCTGAATTAGGaataccaaaataaaaattaggcCCAACAATGACCCCCTCCTCCAAGAGATGCCCAAAAATCAATTCCCTATCATTTGTTAGTTTGCCACGTAAGCAAGGTGGGGCCCAGTTCGGTACTTGTGCACGTCTTCTCCCTCCCGCACTAGCGCCGATCGACTTCTTCCTCCCCGGACCTGCGCCGCCGTGACCTAGCGCCATCATCACCAGCCAGTCAACCAGTGTCCTGACTGCTGCGATTTGTTAAAAAATGGAACACCAAGGAGATGCCGTAGCAATTCGTGTCATCAAGGAGGTAATCCTTAGCAAATCCCATTGATCTCTTGTGCCGTAGTCAATCTCTATGTCTGTATTTTGATATGTGGATATATATTGTTGGAAAATATTAAGTTTGATCTGATAATTAATTTTGCAGATTGATTATTGTTCTATTCCTGCCATCAGTTCCCTCCATTGCACTTCATCCCTGTGGTAAACGCTCCAACCCCGTGGCAAACAAAAAGAGGAGATGAGTCGTCGAAGCACCCTCCTTCAAATGTTATTGGATGAGTTTTCATCGGATGGTGACGAAGAATTTATTTCTTCGGCGGTTGATATAGTGCATGAAGAGTTCGACGATGATGAAGTTCCAAAGCATGGTGAATCTGTTATAGGTCATGCAGTAATTAATCAGGGAACCTTGTTAGCATGtacttgaggaaaaaaaaacagacttGTATACTTtcggtttcagactttcagagcaTAGCAAAAATTCAGAGCAAATAGTTTCTCAATATTTCAGAGCACATACTGTCTATGATGGCATCAGAGAAGGGAACTGAAGAAGAATAAATGTCAGTGACAGTGAGTGATTGTTCATCTTTCAGTGACAGTGAACCTTGTTAGTATGTATGTCAGTGGCACATACATACTGAAATTGCATCTTTCAGACACTATTTTCAATATTTGGCACAAGCATGTGGTTGTTCATCTGCTAATCTAAAAAGTGAGGCATACTAAATGCAGATGATCACTTCAATTAAGCAGCTGTTGTATTTAGAGCTAAGAACTGTACAAGTTATTATAATCCTACTGAACCTATGTTGTTGTACTTAGAATTCTGCAGTTGCAGCTTTCATGAAACTAAAAGTCTGATTGGCAAAAGCAGGTGGTTcttttatcttgaaaaatagaCTATGGATTGCATCTTGTTGCATTATCTAACAACATTATCTTAATGCAATAATTCAGAGCATATTTCAAAGATGCTGTgatgagagaaaaatatttcagactttcagagcaTATTTCAGACTTTGGGAGTACATTTGACATAGCAAAAATATTTGACACAGCatatttcagactttcagagcaTACCACACATTTAGAGCATATCCTTCATTACTAAATGTTCTGAAACCTGATTTCCTCTAAGTGTTCAGACTTTCAAATTTAGAGCATATCCTGCATATTTCAGACTTTCATTCAATACAGTACAAATTTCAGACTTTCTGACATTTTCCTCTAAGTGTTCTGAATCCTGAATTCCTGAATTTCTAGTCGGGGAAGTCAGTCACAGAATGGACATCAGATCAGGCTGCAACACTCTGAAAATTAATCTAAACATCGAACGAATCAGGGACAGCCTTACCGAAATTGCTCCTATGGAGGAATTCTTCATCACTCACAGAATAAGCTGTGGAAAAATCGACGCCAGGAGCTTCGTGTGAGATGGGATTCAGTGTCTCCCATGGAGCATGTCCCTCCATGGACTCTGTCGCCTGCACACCGGAGTAGGGAGGTTGAGGATGAGGCAGaccgagacgacggcgaggcggcggtgcggggcgCAGAGGGCCATCGGCCCCAAAtcgaggaggcggtggtcgaCGTGCGGGCGCCCCCTGGAACAACGCCGATGCCGACGCTTGCGAGGAAGAGGACGGCGACTGCATCGCCGCTTGGAGCAACGCCGGCGCCTGCGCCTGAGAGGAAGGGCATGGCCGCTGCATCGTTGCCTGGAGCAACACCGACGCTGACCCCTGCGACcgagaggaaggggacgaccgcTGCATCTCCGCGTGGAACTCAGTCGACGACGCCTGCGAGGAAGGGGTTGGCCGTTGCTTCGCCGCCTGGAAAGCCGCTGTCGACGCCTGGGAGGAAGAGGAATTTTGTTGCTGGCGACTGGCGAGGAGGGCGAGAAAAGGAGCGCGGGAACAATTTTCCCCCTACGCGCGCGAGGCAGCGACGACCGCGATTGGGAAGAAAAAATGGTTCCCTGCAAATGAGTAACGACATATACGGATATGGGAACCTGGATTATTGGGATGTTGGTTAGGGAATCTGTTGGATGagaattttggttaaaatttctTTAATTTAAGGATAGG
The Oryza sativa Japonica Group chromosome 6, ASM3414082v1 DNA segment above includes these coding regions:
- the LOC4340368 gene encoding mitogen-activated protein kinase kinase 5, which produces MSARPNPPPVRRPRWRRDLTVRTPRADVAMSLAAPPPPPSLDTTVEPPLAEMELVCLVDSGEAGEVWLVRHRGTRREYALKVLYERWAAAAGGDADDDDHSSLVRCHGATRRSGGGGEEHRIVLLEHMRGGSLSGRRVADERALAGVARQALSGIAHLHRRGVVHGDIRPSNLFVDSSGRVKIAGFGADRAIDRTANGGPCRASLSPAAYMSPDHACGGGGGYAGDIWSFGLTILELYTGSFPLVEQGQSIPLTCYSDGPPEAPATASPEFRSFVGCCLQMNPAKRPSAVQLMDHPFVTSSVFSQE